One genomic segment of Chitinophagales bacterium includes these proteins:
- a CDS encoding peptidylprolyl isomerase gives MQAAPNSVVRITYQLRTEPNGAIVDEATVDAPFSFLFGHGNVLPKFEEYLGGKVAGNQFSFVLSPEEGYGVYEDEGVVQLGKDAFMWEGKIQEDLLVLGNIVPLQDNQGNMLQGRIVDIQEEAVVLDLNHPLAGEELHFSGQVIEVREAHPVEIEHGHVHEGGNHHHH, from the coding sequence ATGCAAGCAGCACCAAATTCAGTAGTAAGAATTACTTACCAATTACGTACAGAGCCAAATGGAGCCATAGTGGACGAAGCTACTGTAGATGCACCATTTTCTTTCCTTTTTGGACACGGCAATGTATTGCCAAAATTTGAAGAATACCTTGGCGGCAAAGTTGCCGGGAACCAATTTAGTTTTGTGTTATCTCCGGAAGAAGGATATGGTGTGTATGAAGATGAAGGCGTAGTTCAATTGGGCAAAGATGCTTTTATGTGGGAAGGAAAGATTCAGGAAGATTTATTGGTGTTGGGCAATATTGTTCCGTTGCAAGATAACCAAGGCAATATGCTGCAAGGACGAATAGTAGATATTCAGGAAGAAGCAGTAGTGCTGGATTTAAACCATCCTTTGGCAGGAGAAGAGTTGCATTTTAGCGGACAAGTTATTGAAGTGCGTGAGGCACATCCCGTAGAGATTGAACACGGGCACGTACATGAAGGTGGCAATCACCACCATCACTAA